In a single window of the Cervus elaphus chromosome 1, mCerEla1.1, whole genome shotgun sequence genome:
- the LOC122676025 gene encoding olfactory receptor 4C16-like, with the protein MQLNNNVTEFILLGLTQDPVRKKIVFATFLIFYLGTLLGNFLIITTIKTSRALGSPMYFFLFHLSLSDTCFSTCIAPRMIADALLKNATISFSECMIQVFTSHFFGCLEIFILVLMAVDRYVAICKPLHYTTIISHRVCGVLMSLAWLGSCVHSSAQIFLALSLPFCGPNVIDHYFCDLQPLLKLACADTYVTNFLLVSNSGAICTVSFVMLMLSYAIILHSLRNHSAEGRKKALSTCISHIIVVVLFFGPCIFIYTRPATTFSMDKMIAVFYTLATPLINPLIYTLRNAEVKNAMWKLWSKKLVSDDKR; encoded by the coding sequence ATGCAACTGAATAATAATGTGACTGAGTTTATTCTGCTTGGGTTGACACAAGATCCTGTTAGGAAGAAAATAGTGTTTGCCACTTTCTTGATTTTCTATTTGGGGACCTTGTTGGGGAACTTTCTGATTATTACTACCATCAAGACCAGCAGGGCACTTGGGAGTCcaatgtatttcttccttttccatttatctttatcTGATACCTGCTTCTCTACATGCATAGCCCCTAGGATGATTGCTGATGCCCTTTTGAAGAATGCCACTATCTCTTTCAGTGAGTGCATGATCCAAGTCTTTACATCCCATTTCTTTGGCTGCCTAGAGATCTTCATCCTTGTCCTCATGGCTgttgaccgctatgtggccatctgtaagcctCTACACTACACGACCATCATAAGTCATCGAGTCTGTGGTGTGCTAATGTCCCTGGCCTGGTTGGGGTCCTGCGTGCATTCATCAGCTCAGATTTTTCTAGCCTTGAGTCTGCCTTTCTGTGGTCCCAATGTAATTGATCACTACTTCTGTGACTTGCAGCCTTTGTTGAAACTTGCCTGTGCAGACACCTATGTGACCAACTTCCTCCTGGTGTCCAACAGCGGGGCCATCTGTACAGTGAGTTTTGTCATGCTGATGTTATCCTATGCCATCATCTTGCACTCTCTGAGAAACCACAGTgctgaagggaggaaaaaagccctctccacctgcatctcccacatcatCGTGGTCGTCTTGTTCTTTGGTCCTTGCATATTTATATACACTCGCCCTGCAACCACCTTCTCCATGGATAAGATGATAGCTGTGTTTTATACACTTGCAACACCTTTGATCAACCCTCTGATTTATACCCTGAGGAATGCagaagtgaaaaatgccatgTGGAAGTTATGGAGCAAGAAGTTGGTCTCAGATGACAAAAGATGA